Proteins encoded by one window of Cylindrospermum stagnale PCC 7417:
- a CDS encoding glycosyltransferase family 4 protein: MKLKIAIVVHGRFHAFDLARELIKQGNDVTLFTNYPKNIVEKFGINKKHVKSFLIHGIFARISGKVQRILDQVNLEALLHTKFSSWATQIIVKQEYDVVYAFSGVAEEIFQALSNKHVLKAVVRGSAHIRTQFQILSAEEKRARVSVDKPSNWIIAREEREYQISDLVIVLSTFAKRSFIDQGIVQEKLKVLPLGTQLEKFYPVRQVIKERCHRISSKNPLRVLMVGTYSYRKGAIDFSKIAELGGNHFQFKFVGNVNSEVSQLVQNSSGNIEFIPKQPQYELPEFYAWADIFIFTTIEDGYAVVLAQAQAAGIPILSTTNCASLDIVVEGETGWILPIRSPESFVERLMWCDQHRQDLVQMVWRIYQNFQPRDWAEVAADFVDISYTEISKKLEV; encoded by the coding sequence ATGAAACTTAAAATTGCTATTGTGGTTCATGGTCGCTTCCATGCATTCGATTTGGCACGGGAATTAATTAAGCAGGGAAATGATGTTACTCTATTTACGAATTATCCCAAGAACATCGTCGAGAAATTCGGGATTAACAAAAAACATGTTAAATCGTTTTTAATACATGGTATCTTTGCTCGGATTTCGGGTAAAGTTCAGAGAATTCTAGATCAGGTTAATTTAGAAGCTTTGCTTCATACTAAATTTTCTAGCTGGGCTACTCAAATTATCGTCAAACAAGAATATGATGTGGTCTATGCTTTTAGTGGAGTTGCCGAAGAGATTTTTCAAGCCCTATCAAATAAGCATGTACTTAAAGCTGTTGTCAGAGGTTCTGCTCATATTCGGACTCAATTTCAAATTCTTTCAGCAGAAGAGAAACGGGCTAGGGTATCCGTTGATAAACCAAGTAACTGGATCATTGCTAGGGAAGAGCGAGAATATCAAATTTCTGATCTAGTTATAGTACTCTCGACCTTTGCTAAACGATCTTTTATTGATCAAGGTATTGTCCAAGAGAAACTTAAAGTTCTACCTTTAGGCACTCAATTAGAAAAATTTTACCCAGTTCGGCAGGTTATTAAAGAGCGGTGTCACAGAATTAGCTCTAAAAACCCACTTCGTGTCTTAATGGTTGGTACTTATTCATATCGCAAAGGTGCGATAGATTTTAGTAAAATAGCTGAATTAGGAGGTAATCATTTCCAATTTAAATTCGTTGGTAATGTTAACAGCGAAGTTAGTCAACTAGTCCAAAATAGTAGTGGTAATATTGAATTTATTCCCAAGCAGCCTCAATATGAATTACCCGAATTTTACGCTTGGGCAGATATATTCATTTTTACAACTATTGAAGATGGTTATGCTGTAGTTTTAGCCCAAGCTCAAGCTGCCGGAATACCAATTCTTTCTACTACAAACTGTGCTAGTCTAGATATCGTCGTTGAAGGAGAAACCGGTTGGATATTGCCAATTCGTAGCCCCGAAAGCTTTGTAGAGCGCTTGATGTGGTGCGATCAACATAGACAAGATTTAGTGCAAATGGTGTGGAGAATTTATCAAAATTTTCAGCCAAGGGATTGGGCAGAGGTGGCTGCTGACTTTGTTGATATAAGTTACACAGAAATAAGTAAGAAGCTGGAAGTTTAG
- the aroA gene encoding 3-phosphoshikimate 1-carboxyvinyltransferase — MSAAVITVETQENLSQKLVIQRPPFGLSLQGRIRVPGDKSISHRALMLGAMAGGDTQIQGLLLGEDPRSTASCFRAMGADISELNPEFVRVKGIGLGNFSEPVDVLNAGNSGTTLRLMLGLLASHPGRFFTVTGDSSLRSRPMSRVVKPLQQMGGQIWGRNGSALAPLAIQGQALKPIHYHSPIASAQVKSCILLAGLMTEGQTTVTEPALSRDHSERMFRAFGAELSIDPETNSVTVTGPARLYGQKVIVPGDISSAAFWLVAGAIVPGSDLVIENVGVNPTRTGILEALALMGADIQRENEREVAGEPVADLRVRSSAMHCCTIAGDIIPRLIDEIPILAVAAAFAEGTTIIRDAEELRVKESDRITVMAQQLNKMGAKVTELPDGMEITGGTTLVGTDLDSHTDHRIAMSLAIASLVATGTTTIHRAEAAAISYPNFTATLAEVCQ; from the coding sequence ATGTCGGCTGCTGTCATAACCGTAGAAACTCAAGAAAACCTTTCTCAGAAGTTAGTTATTCAGCGACCTCCTTTTGGGCTGTCCCTACAAGGTCGCATCCGGGTTCCTGGGGATAAATCTATTTCCCACCGTGCTCTCATGTTGGGTGCTATGGCTGGAGGTGACACTCAGATTCAAGGACTTCTTTTGGGAGAAGACCCCCGCAGCACTGCTAGCTGTTTTCGAGCTATGGGTGCGGACATTTCGGAATTAAATCCAGAATTTGTGCGGGTTAAAGGTATTGGTCTGGGAAATTTCTCTGAACCGGTTGATGTGTTAAATGCTGGTAACTCTGGCACGACACTGCGACTGATGTTAGGACTTTTGGCATCTCATCCAGGGCGCTTTTTTACTGTAACAGGCGATAGTTCTTTGCGATCGCGTCCCATGTCCCGTGTTGTTAAACCTTTGCAACAAATGGGGGGCCAAATTTGGGGACGTAATGGCAGTGCTTTAGCACCCTTGGCAATTCAAGGACAAGCCCTCAAACCGATTCATTATCACTCGCCTATCGCCTCAGCCCAAGTTAAATCCTGCATCCTGCTGGCGGGTTTAATGACTGAGGGACAAACTACCGTTACCGAACCCGCCTTATCGCGAGATCACAGTGAACGGATGTTCCGGGCTTTTGGGGCAGAACTCAGCATCGACCCGGAAACCAATAGCGTTACCGTTACTGGCCCGGCTCGACTGTATGGGCAGAAAGTAATTGTACCAGGAGATATCAGTTCAGCTGCCTTTTGGTTAGTCGCAGGGGCAATTGTCCCAGGTTCTGACTTGGTAATTGAAAATGTCGGCGTTAATCCTACCCGCACTGGTATTTTAGAAGCTTTGGCGCTGATGGGAGCAGATATCCAACGGGAAAATGAGCGAGAAGTTGCTGGTGAACCAGTAGCTGATTTGCGAGTGCGTTCTAGTGCAATGCATTGCTGCACCATAGCCGGGGATATTATCCCGAGATTGATTGATGAAATTCCGATTTTGGCGGTGGCGGCGGCATTTGCCGAAGGGACAACCATTATTCGGGATGCAGAAGAGTTGCGGGTCAAAGAAAGCGATCGCATTACTGTCATGGCCCAGCAACTCAATAAAATGGGCGCCAAAGTCACCGAATTACCTGATGGTATGGAAATTACTGGCGGTACAACCCTTGTGGGTACTGATCTAGATAGCCATACAGATCATCGCATTGCCATGAGTTTAGCGATCGCATCTCTAGTCGCCACCGGCACCACCACCATTCACCGTGCCGAAGCAGCTGCCATCTCATACCCAAACTTTACCGCCACTCTCGCAGAAGTTTGTCAGTAA
- a CDS encoding BON domain-containing protein, which yields MAWLQRLFGLEKPADAQVNPDTTLVADNSSDGETIPIERVGLSGEYDQSGLAKRVALAFDEDSRFDEINSLYVAQLGTTVVLKGQVPSQDILDQLVEIARVVNGATDVVTDEVTVG from the coding sequence ATGGCTTGGCTACAAAGACTATTTGGTTTAGAAAAACCAGCAGATGCTCAAGTGAATCCTGATACAACTTTAGTTGCTGATAACTCTTCAGACGGCGAAACTATCCCTATTGAGCGAGTGGGACTGAGTGGGGAATATGACCAAAGTGGTCTGGCAAAAAGAGTCGCCCTTGCTTTTGACGAAGACTCCCGGTTTGATGAGATTAATTCCCTCTATGTCGCTCAGTTGGGAACTACAGTGGTTTTAAAAGGGCAAGTCCCCAGTCAAGACATTCTGGATCAGTTGGTCGAGATTGCAAGAGTTGTTAACGGTGCTACTGATGTCGTCACCGACGAAGTCACAGTCGGCTAA